The Sesamum indicum cultivar Zhongzhi No. 13 linkage group LG6, S_indicum_v1.0, whole genome shotgun sequence genome has a segment encoding these proteins:
- the LOC105163642 gene encoding zinc finger CCCH domain-containing protein 46 — protein sequence MDTYEATKAVMSRIQALDPENASKIMGYILIQDQGEKEMIRLAFGPEALLLSYINQAKACLGLASSSPSSNPSTPLSNPMRTNNPFPQSSPRILIPNNGFHLSNPSSPAAAFQRSSPRPFSYAAALNGSSAGANSSSNNGSGSSGLSFYGGNEFGNEFLSGGRGGGHPQVQDQLSFFDDSMVDPIMSPSGRSDSLVFPYGEDVNSSLSSPHPHHPFHRRSCSVNDAAFLSNLEEGGSNGSGFGWRPCMYFARGFCKNGSACKFLHSEIGGGEAVEVGSPSKNSSGFDELLRVKALQQQRFALMAYGGHHPFAYNKNMDLLNEHPRSDFSSMGLMGGVNSSSRQIYLTFPADSTFKEEDVSNYFSMFGPVQDVRIPYQQKRMFGFVTFVYAETVKLILAKGNPHFVCDSRVLVKPYKEKGKIPDKKQQQQQQHLERGEFSACLSPSGIDSRDHNIDLPFGSRMLFSTQEMMLRRKLEQEAELQHAIELQGRRMMNLQLMDLKNQHNNHHFLPSLRAGISISSPRQSQLLMNQNFVAASDAINQENSEEFDGNQEAAKSQVAAVDQKLVPEGTESSTDNVVGGNKQQNVHGDDSDLPESLEHILPDNLFASPTKSAAEHHTVFSQTSASADDRTPVTIKSSNNTTPGPPCSSPLSMASLKSCYVQMPRFSSGQEAIEM from the exons ATGGATACATACGAGGCTACTAAAGCAGTGATGTCAAGGATCCAAGCTTTGGATCCGGAGAACGCTTCAAAAATCATGGGTTATATACTGATACAAGACCAAGGGGAGAAGGAGATGATAAGGTTAGCCTTTGGCCCTGAAGCCCTTTTGCTGTCTTACATCAACCAAGCTAAGGCCTGTTTGGGGCTTGCTTCGAGTAGCCCTTCTTCAAACCCTTCAACCCCTCTCTCAAATCCCATGAGAACAAACAACCCTTTTCCTCAAAGTTCACCAAGAATCTTGATACCAAATAATGGGTTCCATTTGAGCAACCCATCTTCACCTGCTGCTGCTTTCCAAAGAAGCAGTCCGAGACCTTTCTCTTATGCTGCTGCACTCAATGGTTCTAGTGCTGGTGCTAATAGTAGTAGTAACAACGGTTCAGGTTCATCAGGCTTGAGCTTTTATGGCGGCAATGAGTTTGGAAATGAGTTCTTGAGTGGTGGTCGTGGTGGTGGGCACCCTCAAGTTCAAGATCAGCTGTCCTTTTTTGATGACTCCATGGTGGATCCAATAATGAGTCCAAGTGGGAGAAGTGATTCTCTGGTTTTCCCTTATGGCGAGGATGTGAACAGCAGCCTCTcctccccccacccccaccacccATTTCACAGGCGGAGCTGTTCAGTGAATGATGCTGCATTTCTGTCTAATCTTGAGGAAGGAGGTAGTAATGGGAGTGGATTTGGGTGGAGGCCTTGCATGTATTTCGCAAGGGGTTTTTGCAAGAATGGGAGTGCTTGCAAGTTCTTGCACAGTGAAATTGGAGGTGGTGAAGCAGTTGAGGTGGGGTCTCCAAGCAAGAATTCTTCTGGATTTGATGAGTTGTTGAGAGTGAAAGCTCTTCAGCAGCAGAGGTTTGCACTTATGGCTTACGGAGGTCACCATCCTTTTGCTTACAACAAGAACATGGATTTACTGAATGAGCATCCGAG GAGTGACTTTTCGTCAATGGGTTTGATGGGTGGTGTGAATTCGAGCTCCCGACAGATTTACTTGACGTTTCCAGCTGACAGTACATTCAAGGAAGAGGATGTATCCAATTATTTTAG TATGTTCGGACCAGTGCAAGATGTTAGGATCCCTTATCAGCAGAAGCGAATGTTTGGGTTTGTGACATTCGTCTACGCCGAGACTGTTAAGCTGATTCTTGCAAAAGGAAACCCTCATTTTGTGTGTGATTCTCGTGTGCTTGTCAAACCTTACaaggagaaaggaaaaatCCCAGACAA GAaacaacagcagcagcaacaacaCTTGGAGAGAGGGGAGTTTTCAGCTTGCTTAAGCCCTTCGGGAATTGATTCTAGAGATCATAACATCGATCTCCCCTTTG GATCTAGAATGTTGTTCAGTACACAAGAGATGATGCTCAGAAGAAAATTGGAACAGGAGGCAGAGTTACAGCATGCTATTGAACTTCAAGGTCGAAGGATGATGAATTTACAACTAATGGACCTGAAAAATCAGCATAAtaatcatcattttcttccaAGCTTGCGGGCGGGCATTTCAATTTCCTCCCCAAGACAGTCTCAGTTATTgatgaatcaaaattttgttgctgCTTCTGATGCAATTAACCAAGAAAATTCAGAAG AGTTTGATGGTAACCAGGAAGCAGCTAAGTCTCAAGTTGCTGCTGTAGATCAGAAGTTGGTGCCAGAAGGAACTGAGTCTTCTACTGACAACGTTGTTGGTGGGAATAAGCAGCAGAATGTTCATGGTGATGACTCTGATCTCCCTGAAAG CTTGGAGCATATCCTTCCTGATAATCTCTTTGCTTCTCCTACAAAATCAGCTGCTGAACATCACACTGTTTTCTCCCAAACTTCAGCATCAGCTGATGATCGCACACCTGTAACAATCAAATCCTCTAACAACACCACCCCTGGGCCGCCCTGCAGTTCTCCCCTCAGCATGGCTTCTCTCAAATCATGTTACGTTCAGATGCCAAG GTTTTCTTCTGGGCAAGAAGCCATCGAAATGTAG